The Nitrospirota bacterium genome contains a region encoding:
- a CDS encoding Ig-like domain-containing protein: MKFSCVVVFSILLTACVSAGQTSELTARETAPVVVNTHPESGAENVAPSLSEIRVTFSREMMDNSWSWVQVAPENFPKHISNPRYLEDGKTCVVDVQLEPGKTYIIWLNTQKFRNFRDRGGNPAVPYLLTFDTRH; encoded by the coding sequence ATGAAATTCTCTTGTGTCGTGGTTTTCTCAATCCTTCTCACCGCCTGTGTTTCTGCGGGACAGACATCGGAATTGACCGCGCGGGAAACAGCCCCTGTGGTGGTGAACACTCATCCCGAATCAGGCGCTGAAAACGTTGCCCCTTCGCTGTCTGAAATACGCGTGACCTTCAGCAGGGAAATGATGGACAACAGCTGGTCATGGGTGCAGGTGGCACCTGAGAATTTCCCGAAGCATATCAGCAATCCCCGGTATCTTGAGGACGGGAAGACGTGTGTTGTCGACGTACAGCTTGAACCGGGAAAAACCTACATCATATGGCTGAATACCCAGAAGTTCAGAAATTTCAGGGATAGGGGGGGTAATCCTGCGGTGCCGTATCTGCTTACATTCGACACACGGCATTAG
- a CDS encoding 5'-nucleotidase C-terminal domain-containing protein has translation MIVLLAFSAARAEQSMLRILYVNDFHGFAEPHKPFGSDEVLGGIAYLSSRVNALRSEKPSILLAAGDMIQGDNWATMTTGASVIELMNLMRFDAMVVGNHEFDFGQDVLRKRIAEAEFPVLGANIQGLDALRPYVIKDIGGIKAGIIGVVTEETPVTTHPRNVTGLTFLPQETTVTRYIQEISPGTDVIIVLSHIGHQADRVLAAHVEGINIIVGGHSHTRIDSPVLAGKTILLQAWEHAKALGVLDITMEDGKIVKSEGHLEIISPEPGTEDRDVSFLVEKYRKKIDAVLSETIGETDVDLDGENVRRRETNLGNLIADIMRETSGADMALINGGGIRTSIGKGALTVQNIYSVLPFDNYLVAVRLSGKQIKGALEHGVSAIEEGAGRFPQVSGISFSYVRSAQPGSRVRDIIIRGKQMEPDREYHVATNDFLAAGGDGYGAFGEALKSSKDFSLVGGVMTGEKLVYNDSSRWIRDVVIEYIKDKCRISPLTEGRIREIP, from the coding sequence GTGATCGTATTGCTTGCTTTTTCAGCAGCACGTGCTGAACAGTCAATGCTCCGCATCCTCTATGTGAATGATTTCCATGGTTTTGCCGAACCGCATAAACCCTTCGGTTCGGATGAAGTGCTCGGAGGCATTGCATATCTCTCCTCAAGAGTGAATGCCCTCAGAAGCGAAAAACCCTCCATACTGCTTGCAGCAGGAGATATGATTCAGGGGGATAACTGGGCAACCATGACGACCGGTGCATCTGTCATTGAACTGATGAACCTCATGCGCTTCGATGCCATGGTTGTGGGCAATCATGAATTCGACTTCGGGCAGGATGTGCTCAGGAAGAGAATAGCGGAAGCAGAATTTCCTGTCCTCGGGGCAAACATTCAGGGTCTTGATGCTCTCAGGCCCTATGTCATTAAGGATATCGGGGGGATAAAGGCCGGAATCATAGGGGTAGTCACAGAAGAAACACCGGTGACAACTCATCCGCGAAACGTGACAGGGCTGACATTCCTTCCTCAAGAGACTACGGTAACAAGGTATATCCAAGAGATCAGTCCCGGGACAGATGTCATCATTGTCCTCTCCCACATCGGACATCAGGCCGACAGGGTTCTGGCAGCGCATGTTGAAGGGATCAATATAATTGTCGGCGGGCATTCCCATACCAGAATCGACAGTCCTGTACTTGCCGGAAAAACCATATTGCTTCAGGCCTGGGAGCATGCAAAGGCGCTCGGAGTCCTTGACATCACCATGGAGGACGGAAAGATCGTAAAGTCAGAGGGTCATCTGGAAATTATTTCGCCTGAACCCGGTACCGAGGACAGGGACGTGAGTTTTCTGGTCGAAAAATACCGCAAAAAGATTGATGCCGTACTCAGTGAGACGATAGGCGAAACTGACGTCGATCTGGACGGTGAAAATGTCCGCAGGAGGGAAACCAATCTCGGAAACCTTATTGCGGATATCATGAGAGAAACTTCGGGTGCAGACATGGCACTCATCAACGGCGGGGGAATCAGGACAAGCATCGGGAAAGGGGCTCTGACGGTGCAGAATATCTATTCGGTGTTGCCTTTCGACAACTACCTCGTGGCGGTCAGGCTCTCCGGGAAACAGATTAAGGGGGCTCTCGAACACGGTGTATCAGCCATAGAGGAAGGGGCCGGCAGGTTCCCTCAGGTCTCCGGTATTTCTTTCTCCTACGTCCGTTCAGCGCAGCCCGGTTCCCGGGTAAGGGACATTATTATCCGCGGCAAACAGATGGAACCGGACAGGGAATACCATGTTGCCACAAATGATTTCCTTGCGGCAGGAGGTGACGGATACGGTGCCTTCGGGGAAGCATTGAAATCCTCAAAGGATTTCTCTCTCGTCGGCGGAGTCATGACCGGCGAAAAACTCGTCTACAATGACTCCAGCAGATGGATAAGAGATGTTGTTATCGAATACATAAAAGACAAATGCAGAATATCCCCGTTGACAGAAGGAAGGATCAGAGAAATTCCCTGA
- a CDS encoding outer membrane beta-barrel protein: MKKIFLLLLIISFLIVSAPLYAAEKAPLGFGNLAVKADYINFTENDMEDLDVDKGLYLGLEGYGEIVPNLYLGMEVGYTKPDGKVDVFIPELDVVRVDTEFTYIPVELNLKYAIPVNPFMVIDLGAGLSYNYAKIKISADGISGDDDDWLFGGQFFTDIVFKMGQVFVSLNGKYQITEDIEINDFDTDVNANNWRVGGQIGIMF; the protein is encoded by the coding sequence ATGAAAAAAATTTTTTTATTGTTACTTATCATCTCGTTTCTGATTGTCTCCGCACCGCTGTATGCAGCAGAAAAAGCCCCTCTCGGGTTCGGCAATCTGGCAGTAAAAGCCGACTACATTAATTTCACCGAAAATGACATGGAAGACCTTGATGTTGACAAAGGGCTGTACCTTGGCCTTGAGGGATACGGCGAAATAGTCCCGAACCTTTACCTCGGCATGGAAGTCGGCTACACAAAGCCTGATGGAAAAGTTGATGTATTTATTCCGGAACTGGATGTGGTGAGGGTTGATACAGAGTTCACGTATATCCCGGTTGAACTGAACCTTAAATATGCGATACCGGTCAATCCGTTTATGGTCATCGATCTGGGCGCCGGTCTGTCCTACAATTATGCAAAGATCAAAATATCGGCAGACGGGATATCCGGCGATGACGATGACTGGCTTTTTGGCGGGCAGTTCTTCACCGACATAGTCTTCAAAATGGGACAGGTGTTCGTGAGTCTCAATGGGAAATACCAGATCACCGAAGATATCGAAATCAATGATTTTGATACGGATGTCAACGCCAACAACTGGAGAGTCGGAGGCCAGATAGGTATAATGTTCTGA
- a CDS encoding response regulator yields the protein MQDQDIGKSQGRPDTSGKRRAKGRILVVDDQSEIIALLCDFFSENGYSAEGFLTAKDALSALREQSYDIVITDLSMPEIDGLELIHMIHQIEPLMVCVVITGNSLVQTAVDAMKAGAFDYVLKPFKMKNLMPVVVRAIETRRLRDSEKKYRSIVEDQTEMICRFLPGGIITFVNEPYCRCFGQKQRELTGKSFLPMVFEEDREYVNKAFSALSGENNVVTIEHRVVPHGGEIRWHQWTHRILFDEHGRIEYQSVGRDITERKKIEAALQMSEKELYRRVRELEEFYEAAVGRELKMIELKEEIEALKKELEQAKRRNK from the coding sequence ATGCAGGATCAGGATATCGGAAAATCCCAGGGAAGGCCGGACACTTCAGGGAAAAGGCGCGCCAAAGGGCGTATTTTGGTAGTCGATGACCAGAGCGAGATAATCGCGCTGCTATGCGATTTTTTTTCCGAGAACGGGTATTCTGCAGAAGGGTTTCTGACAGCAAAGGATGCACTGAGTGCCTTGCGGGAACAGTCGTATGACATCGTTATTACTGATCTCTCAATGCCCGAGATTGACGGACTTGAGCTGATACACATGATCCATCAGATTGAGCCACTGATGGTATGTGTGGTGATTACAGGGAACAGTCTGGTGCAGACAGCAGTAGATGCAATGAAGGCAGGTGCATTTGATTATGTGCTGAAGCCCTTTAAGATGAAGAACCTGATGCCTGTCGTGGTCCGTGCAATAGAGACACGCAGATTGCGGGATTCTGAAAAAAAGTACCGTTCGATTGTTGAGGATCAGACAGAGATGATTTGCCGCTTCCTGCCCGGCGGGATCATTACCTTTGTGAATGAGCCGTATTGCCGCTGTTTCGGGCAAAAGCAAAGGGAACTGACCGGGAAGAGTTTTCTGCCGATGGTTTTTGAGGAGGACCGCGAATATGTCAATAAGGCGTTTTCTGCCCTCAGCGGTGAGAACAATGTGGTCACGATCGAGCATCGTGTGGTGCCCCACGGGGGAGAGATACGGTGGCATCAATGGACACACAGAATCCTCTTCGATGAGCATGGACGCATTGAATATCAATCAGTCGGACGTGATATCACAGAGAGAAAGAAGATTGAAGCCGCGTTGCAGATGAGTGAAAAAGAGCTTTACAGGAGAGTCAGGGAGCTTGAGGAATTCTATGAGGCGGCTGTCGGAAGAGAATTGAAGATGATCGAGTTGAAGGAAGAGATAGAGGCTCTGAAAAAGGAGCTGGAACAGGCGAAAAGACGCAATAAATAG